From one Mytilus edulis chromosome 1, xbMytEdul2.2, whole genome shotgun sequence genomic stretch:
- the LOC139484883 gene encoding uncharacterized protein: MDLSKLKSIRSGNRSAVTKLIRKIDAAKQDTDFDPEELNTTFENLLQKQKILNNLNEQILNLAEAIDIESEILDSDEYCITLETKIRHIRNFIQDTHTTSETRQSETSSQILNVNPQPFVSANLTENSCTQLSQNPFSQATSNTVSTNINSYTSASSQNHYLPKLTLPIFTWNILEWQTFWDSYECAIHLNPSLTDAQKFNYLKEQLQNEALRTIAGFALTNANYTDAIILLKERFGQTHKITQAYIQALLEIPSPRNHLVSLRQFYDQMETYVRVLESLGQSQDSYGTLLVPIILKNYQEKLKKTLPVNMEQKTGYYETSRKVFAMK; the protein is encoded by the coding sequence ATGGATTTAAGCAAGCTCAAATCGATAAGATCCGGGAACAGAAGTGCTGTTACAAAACTTATTCGCAAGATAGATGCAGCGAAGCAAGATACAGATTTCGATCCAGAAGAATTGAACACAACATTTGAAAACCTTCTTCAGAAGCAAAAGATACTGAACAATTTGAATGAGCAGATACTCAACCTAGCTGAAGCAATAGATATTGAAAGTGAAATTCTAGACTCAGATGAGTATTGTATTACGTTAGAAACAAAAATAAGACACATAAGAAATTTTATTCAagatactcataccacatcagAGACACGTCAGAGTGAAACTTCATCGCAAATATTAAATGTTAACCCTCAACCGTTCGTCTCAGCAAACCTCACAGAAAACTCATGCACGCAGTTGTCACAAAATCCGTTCTCTCAAGCTACTAGTAACACAGTGAGTACTAATATAAATTCGTATACATCCGCAAGCAGTCAGAATCACTACTTACCCAAACTTACACTCCCGATATTCACATGGAATATATTAGAGTGGCAAACTTTCTGGGATTCGTATGAATGCGCCATACATTTAAACCCTTCATTGACCGATGCCCAGAAATTTAATTACCTCAAAGAGCAGTTACAGAATGAAGCATTACGCACCATAGCTGGGTTTGCACTTACTAATGCAAACTACACAGACGCCATTATTTTATTGAAGGAAAGATTCGGACAAACACACAAAATCACGCAAGCATACATACAAGCATTATTAGAAATTCCATCACCACGAAACCATCTTGTCAGTTTGAGACAATTCTATGATCAAATGGAAACTTACGTCAGAGTGCTGGAATCTTTGGGCCAGTCACAAGACTCGTATGGAACATTACTTGtaccaattattttgaaaaattaccaggagaaattaaaaaaaaccttgccCGTGAACATGGAACAGAAAACTGGTTATTACGAGACCTCCAGAAAAGTATttgcaatgaaataa